The Pyrenophora tritici-repentis strain M4 chromosome 2, whole genome shotgun sequence genome window below encodes:
- a CDS encoding XPG-I multi-domain protein, whose translation MGIHGIYKEIGPGRRVALSKLAVEKFEETGRPLRIAIDTSIWLFQIQASKGGTNPALRTFYYRLLRLIALAIHPIFVFDGPNKPPFKRNKRTGPNVASIPEFLAKQLLKQFGYPIHLAPGEAEAECALLQREGIVDAVLSEDVDTLMFGSGITIRNWSPEKSGNTPTHVNVYDAVETKNGQSGLDREGMILVAMMSGGDYVPEGIPGCGPKTACEAAKAGFGAELCKIPKNDARAMSEWKARLQHELKTNESKIFKRKHGALKIPDDFPRLDILGYYTHPAISNQAGLDKLRRSINWDKELDFSGLREFTHDAFDWVKLEGAKHFIRSLAPSMVVRQLRMCAEQRERLPTTNVQAIQEDESLVVKGLHGKRQHPVTDNCTELRVSFTPIELVKIDLSKEDPDDDIEIPPPSSQQAGGDADLDDDMDDDGPKKRGPTKFDPTKDARIWVMETFVKIGVPLKVQDWEAERQRKLKPKRAATPQESVDTAPKTKPAAKTKTTKNQPQARIETFAKVTKPGLRLARALAQSQEKISDPPLTPPRPTTQPQEDVLDLSSPSPVRTRAQAPPQPQRQKSLSPVPIELPPSVTKRRRRAPIQRSKTLPADTSTILDRPSTPPLPTSIETLDLVDSPARPSPSQLPAKKAKTRRTKDAATTRASRDKSVHIPSVKSMQSTLDAWRASVTPTKPRRATPALDSQPAPPPPRLRSVSEEVDSLDLTLSPEDSGAARIHQDDSAVLRIVASSVARPPLTSLSPNTSNTSTQSRSSGSAKKKSVKDIFGPRRTSPRLSKITSAPAELATLDLTSPRLAPAKPKQTSPTVDTIDLTELSSPVFERVSEPQQQPSVTALISPPQTHSSPSLRSQKSTSPQQPSRASPPAAWKARERKKRAIILRKSVPGAWDFVDVDSPEKTGEGAVGLVPKGKDRRKWRESAVEELDLT comes from the coding sequence CGTCTTCTTCGATTGATCGCCCTCGCTATTCACCCCATTTTTGTTTTCGACGGACCAAACAAGCCCCCGTTCAAGCGAAATAAACGTACCGGGCCCAATGTCGCCTCTATCCCCGAATTCCTCGCAAAGCAGCTTCTGAAACAGTTCGGCTACCCTATACATCTTGCGCCGGGCGAGGCAGAGGCAGAATGCGCATTGTTACAAAGAGAAGGGATCGTTGATGCAGTGCTGAGTGAGGATGTTGACACCCTCATGTTTGGAAGTGGTATCACGATACGCAACTGGTCTCCAGAGAAGTCTGGAAACACGCCCACCCACGTGAACGTCTACGATGCGGTTGAGACAAAGAACGGACAATCGGGGCTTGACCGCGAGGGGATGATCTTGGTCGCGATGATGAGCGGTGGAGATTATGTGCCAGAAGGTATACCAGGCTGTGGACCAAAGACAGCATGCGAGGCTGCAAAGGCGGGATTTGGCGCCGAGCTGTGCAAGATTCCCAAGAACGACGCCCGAGCCATGTCTGAATGGAAGGCAAGGCTGCAGCACGAGCTCAAGACGAACGAAAGCAAGATATTCAAACGCAAACACGGAGCTCTCAAGATACCAGACGACTTCCCACGGTTGGATATTCTTGGATACTACACACATCCGGCAATCTCGAACCAGGCTGGGTTGGACAAGTTGCGTCGGTCCATCAATTGGGACAAGGAGCTGGACTTCTCAGGCCTACGCGAGTTTACGCATGATGCATTCGATTGGGTCAAGTTAGAGGGCGCGAAGCACTTCATTCGCAGTCTTGCGCCGTCCATGGTTGTTCGTCAGCTACGAATGTGCGCGGAACAGCGTGAGCGATTACCTACCACAAATGTCCAGGCAATACAGGAAGACGAGTCACTTGTGGTCAAAGGCCTTCATGGGAAACGTCAGCATCCTGTTACCGATAACTGTACAGAGCTACGAGTTAGCTTCACACCCATTGAACTCGTTAAGATCGATTTGAGTAAAGAAGACCCGGATGATGATATCGAGATACCGCCACCCAGCTCACAGCAAGCTGGAGGAGATGCAGATCTCGATGATGACATGGACGACGATGGACCAAAGAAACGTGGACCCACCAAATTTGATCCTACGAAGGATGCACGAATATGGGTGATGGAGACATTCGTGAAGATTGGCGTTCCACTAAAGGTTCAAGACTGGGAAGCAGAGCGACAAAGGAAGTTAAAACCCAAGCGTGCAGCAACACCCCAGGAATCTGTTGATACTGCACCGAAGACCAAGCCTGCGGCCAAAACGAAGACGACCAAGAACCAGCCCCAGGCTCGTATTGAGACGTTTGCAAAGGTTACCAAACCTGGGTTGAGGTTGGCGCGAGCTCTTGCGCAGTCGCAAGAAAAGATTTCCGATCCTCCCCTAACACCGCCTCGGCCGACGACACAACCACAAGAAGACGTGTTAGATTTGTCGTCTCCATCCCCAGTGAGAACTCGGGCTCAGGcaccaccacaaccacaacGCCAGAAGTCCCTGTCTCCAGTGCCGATCGAACTGCCTCCAAGTGTAACTAAGCGGAGAAGGCGTGCCCCAATCCAGCGCTCAAAGACACTTCCTGCAGATACCAGTACCATACTTGATCGACCCTCGACGCCTCCTCTTCCTACCTCGATAGAGACACTGGATCTTGTTGACTCGCCTGCCCGCCCCTCCCCTTCACAGCTGCCCGCCAAGAAAGCGAAGACACGGCGAACGAAAGATGCAGCGACCACAAGAGCATCTCGCGATAAATCCGTACATATACCATCTGTGAAGTCGATGCAGTCTACATTAGATGCATGGCGAGCATCAGTCACGCCAACCAAGCCACGACGCGCAACCCCAGCTCTCGATTCACAGCCGGCTCCTCCGCCACCGCGACTTCGCTCCGTATCGGAAGAAGTTGACTCCCTAGATTTGACCCTCTCGCCGGAAGACTCGGGTGCGGCGCGAATCCATCAGGATGACAGCGCTGTTCTAAGGATTGTTGCATCATCTGTGGCACGCCCACCATTAACATCCTTATCACCAAATACTTCGAACACGTCCACGCAATCAAGATCCTCCGGCTCGGCTAAGAAGAAGAGCGTAAAAGATATCTTTGGACCTCGCCGCACCTCGCCTCGTCTTAGCAAAATCACATCTGCACCTGCTGAACTTGCTACTCTGGATCTCACATCTCCGCGTTTGGCGCCAGCGAAACCGAAACAGACATCTCCAACAGTTGATACAATTGACTTGACAGAGCTATCATCGCCTGTATTTGAGCGTGTATCAGAGCCCCAGCAGCAACCGTCAGTCACAGCGCTGATATCTCCACCGCAGACACATTCCTCGCCGTCATTACGAAGTCAGAAGTCCACTTCACCCCAGCAGCCATCCCGAGCCTCGCCGCCAGCAGCATGGAAGGCAAGGGAGAGGAAGAAACGCGCAATCATTTTGCGAAAGAGCGTACCTGGTGCGTGGGATTTCGTGGATGTAGACAGCCCTGAGAAGACAGGTGAAGGCGCAGTAGGACTTGTACCGAAGGGCAAAGATAGACGCAAATGGCGAGAAAGCGCTGTTGAAGAGCTGGATCTGACTTAG
- a CDS encoding Thg1 multi-domain protein, which produces MKSYESTFDHTLPLTSPIILRLDGHGFSRFTAHFARPFDQRIHLAMTRTSSDLLSYFPSATLAYTQSDEITLVFPSGVQTFNSRVQKLSSIAASYCSVRFNKHLSAALRELTEPRVSGDVEEWLGTAHFDARFFPVPNVEEALNNLIWRCRNDAVRNAVSGFARTMYTTAEMHGKKTNELIEMMLQDKGVRFEEAVPKWAIEGCLIKREQYEHEGLNMKTGEKEKTFRTRTRVEERGVREFNDEGLRLITDKYW; this is translated from the coding sequence ATGAAATCCTACGAATCCACCTTCGACCACACACTCCCCCTCACCAGCCCCATCATCCTCCGCCTCGACGGCCACGGTTTCTCGCGCTTCACCGCTCACTTCGCACGCCCCTTCGACCAACGCATCCACCTAGCCATGACACGCACCAGCAGCGATCTCCTCAGCTACTTCCCGTCCGCCACACTCGCCTACACACAATCCGACGAAATCACGCTCGTCTTCCCCTCCGGCGTTCAAACCTTCAACTCGCGCGTTCAGAAACTGTCTTCCATTGCTGCAAGCTACTGTTCCGTACGCTTTAACAAGCACCTAAGTGCCGCTTTGCGCGAACTAACTGAGCCGCGTGTTAGTGGGGATGTGGAGGAGTGGTTGGGAACGGCGCATTTCGATGCGCGGTTTTTTCCGGTCCCGAATGTCGAGGAGGCGCTGAATAATTTGATTTGGAGGTGTCGGAATGATGCCGTGAGGAATGCGGTTAGTGGGTTTGCGAGAACCATGTATACGACGGCGGAGATGCATGGAAAAAAGACTAATGAGCTGATTGAGATGATGTTGCAGGATAAGGGAGTTAGGTTTGAGGAGGCGGTGCCTAAATGGGCGATTGAGGGATGCTTGATCAAGAGGGAGCAGTATGAGCATGAGGGCTTGAATATGAAGACTGGGGAGAAAGAGAAGACGTTTAGGACGAGGACGCGAGTGGAAGAGAGGGGCGTAAGAGAGTTTAATGATGAAGGGTTAAGGCTGATCACAGACAAATATTGGTAG